From Salvelinus namaycush isolate Seneca chromosome 24, SaNama_1.0, whole genome shotgun sequence, one genomic window encodes:
- the znf513a gene encoding zinc finger protein 513a isoform X1: MIFRTTGEAPFPGKQHELIVPEVFQKRWQKREADRKMPRKKQQNPQSVKLDSEDGVVTIGAPGILTLEADFLLGHDLEFCDSDHDKILGLDDKYSDSVAAEISVYPLGDEESCAFSSLSMTRQCDQEQGPESQPDHEPPYLSCRGCGLDLVGPYCHRCCKGERGEFRGFRSGSRSQADDSEEGDGGGVDGADGTDDNSIMGDDGPNSKRHSCQLCGFSSRYANHVKRHMKTHNGEKPYRCPLCTYASAQLVNLQRHLRIHTGEKPYSCDSCSFACSSLGNLKRHQRMHVVGQEAVRPASRPPIGPSAGGYGLKRPREEEPSAPAEEALRPDLNLHVGGHNRDYLPCSDGLKVPPELPEHQPSRLLEAPGCGPGAESGGRVGAVVGVKSEDRDSLPPLPFLFTCRLCGIPMEDEDGSTTQICAKCTLDMLNKDSSGPNSPGERGDKVYTCSACPFLTHYPNHLARHMKTHSGEKPYKCPQCDYASAHFDNLKRHHRVHTGEKPYKCHLCDYACGNLANLKRHQRVHSGAKPFQCAVCSYSCNQSMNLKRHMLRHTGEKPYKCQQCGYTTGHWDNYKRHQKKHGLATDGWVKVQMPGAHEEEEEEEREVGQPQSKEGELVIQYMSR, encoded by the exons TGGATTCTGAAGATGGTGTAGTAACCATTGGAGCTCCAGGAATCCTCACCTTGGAGGCAGATTTCCTTCTGGGACACGACCTTGAGTTTTGTGACTCCGACCATGACAAGATCCTAGGCCTGGACGACAAGTACTCAG ACTCTGTAGCAGCTGAGATCTCTGTGTACCCTCTGGGTGATGAGGAGAGTTGTGCCTTCAGCAGTCTCAGTATGACGAGGCAGTGTGACCAGGAGCAGGGCCCTGAGTCCCAGCCCGACCACGAGCCCCCCTACCTGTCCTGCCGCGGCTGTGGTCTGGACCTAGTGGGACCCTACTGTCACCGTTGCTGCAAGGGAGAAAGGGGGGAATTCAGAGGCTTTCGCTCCGGTTCGCGATCACAAGCGGACGATAGCGAGGAAGGGGACGGAGGCGGGGTGGACGGCGCTGATGGAACGGACGATAACTCCATAATGGGTGACGACGGTCCCAACTCCAAGCGCCACTCCTGCCAGTTGTGTGGGTTCTCCTCACGCTATGCCAATCACGTCAAGAGGCACATGAAGACTCACAACGGGGAGAAGCCGTACCGCTGTCCCCTGTGTACCTACGCCTCAGCCCAGCTGGTCAACCTGCAGAGACACCTGAGGATTCACACTGGGGAGAAACCATACAGCTGTGACTCCTGCTCCTTCGCCTGCAGTTCCCTGGGCAACCTGAAAAGACATCAGAGGATGCATGTGGTGGGACAGGAAGCAGTCAGACCTGCTAGTCGACCTCCTATTGGTCCCTCTGCAGGTGGGTATGGTCTGAAGAGGCCCCGGGAGGAGGAGCCTAGTGCTCCAGCTGAAG AAGCCCTAAGGCCTGACCTGAACCTCCATGTAGGAGGCCATAACAGAGACTACCTGCCATGCTCTGATGGACTGAAGGTACCACCAGAACTACCTGAGCACCAGCCCTCAAGACTTCTGGAGGCGCCTGGCTGTGGACCTGGGGCTGAGTCCGGGGGTAGGGTTGGGGCTGTGGTGGGAGTGAAGTCCGAGGACAGAGATtcgctccctcctctccccttcctcttcacCTGTCGTCTCTGTGGTATCCCCATGGAGGACGAGGACGGCTCCACCACCCAGATCTGTGCCAAGTGCACCCTGGACATGCTGAACAAGGACTCATCTGGTCCCAACAGCCCCGGGGAGCGTGGggataaggtctacacctgcagCGCCTGTCCCTTCCTCACCCACTACCCCAACCACCTGGCGCGACACATGAAGACGCACAGCGGAGAGAAGCCGTACAAGTGCCCTCAGTGCGACTACGCCTCCGCCCACTTCGACAACCTGAAACGCCACCACCGCGTGCACACGGGCGAGAAGCCGTACAAGTGCCACCTGTGTGACTACGCCTGTGGGAACCTGGCTAACTTAAAACGCCACCAGCGGGTCCACTCAGGCGCCAAGCCGTTCCAGTGTGCAGTGTGTAGCTACAGCTGTAACCAGAGTATGAATCTGAAGAGACACATGctgagacacacaggagagaagccttataagTGCCAGCAGTGTGGATACACCACGGGACACTGGGACAACTACAAACGACACCAGAAGAAACATGGCCTCGCCACCGACGGATGGGTCAAAGTTCAGATGCCAGGTGCccatgaggaagaggaggaggaagagagggaggtgggacAGCCACAGAGTAAAGAAGGAGAGTTGGTGATACAGTATATGTCCAGATAA
- the znf513a gene encoding zinc finger protein 513a isoform X3, with protein sequence MPRKKQQNPQSVKLDSEDGVVTIGAPGILTLEADFLLGHDLEFCDSDHDKILGLDDKYSDSVAAEISVYPLGDEESCAFSSLSMTRQCDQEQGPESQPDHEPPYLSCRGCGLDLVGPYCHRCCKGERGEFRGFRSGSRSQADDSEEGDGGGVDGADGTDDNSIMGDDGPNSKRHSCQLCGFSSRYANHVKRHMKTHNGEKPYRCPLCTYASAQLVNLQRHLRIHTGEKPYSCDSCSFACSSLGNLKRHQRMHVVGQEAVRPASRPPIGPSAGGYGLKRPREEEPSAPAEEALRPDLNLHVGGHNRDYLPCSDGLKVPPELPEHQPSRLLEAPGCGPGAESGGRVGAVVGVKSEDRDSLPPLPFLFTCRLCGIPMEDEDGSTTQICAKCTLDMLNKDSSGPNSPGERGDKVYTCSACPFLTHYPNHLARHMKTHSGEKPYKCPQCDYASAHFDNLKRHHRVHTGEKPYKCHLCDYACGNLANLKRHQRVHSGAKPFQCAVCSYSCNQSMNLKRHMLRHTGEKPYKCQQCGYTTGHWDNYKRHQKKHGLATDGWVKVQMPGAHEEEEEEEREVGQPQSKEGELVIQYMSR encoded by the exons TGGATTCTGAAGATGGTGTAGTAACCATTGGAGCTCCAGGAATCCTCACCTTGGAGGCAGATTTCCTTCTGGGACACGACCTTGAGTTTTGTGACTCCGACCATGACAAGATCCTAGGCCTGGACGACAAGTACTCAG ACTCTGTAGCAGCTGAGATCTCTGTGTACCCTCTGGGTGATGAGGAGAGTTGTGCCTTCAGCAGTCTCAGTATGACGAGGCAGTGTGACCAGGAGCAGGGCCCTGAGTCCCAGCCCGACCACGAGCCCCCCTACCTGTCCTGCCGCGGCTGTGGTCTGGACCTAGTGGGACCCTACTGTCACCGTTGCTGCAAGGGAGAAAGGGGGGAATTCAGAGGCTTTCGCTCCGGTTCGCGATCACAAGCGGACGATAGCGAGGAAGGGGACGGAGGCGGGGTGGACGGCGCTGATGGAACGGACGATAACTCCATAATGGGTGACGACGGTCCCAACTCCAAGCGCCACTCCTGCCAGTTGTGTGGGTTCTCCTCACGCTATGCCAATCACGTCAAGAGGCACATGAAGACTCACAACGGGGAGAAGCCGTACCGCTGTCCCCTGTGTACCTACGCCTCAGCCCAGCTGGTCAACCTGCAGAGACACCTGAGGATTCACACTGGGGAGAAACCATACAGCTGTGACTCCTGCTCCTTCGCCTGCAGTTCCCTGGGCAACCTGAAAAGACATCAGAGGATGCATGTGGTGGGACAGGAAGCAGTCAGACCTGCTAGTCGACCTCCTATTGGTCCCTCTGCAGGTGGGTATGGTCTGAAGAGGCCCCGGGAGGAGGAGCCTAGTGCTCCAGCTGAAG AAGCCCTAAGGCCTGACCTGAACCTCCATGTAGGAGGCCATAACAGAGACTACCTGCCATGCTCTGATGGACTGAAGGTACCACCAGAACTACCTGAGCACCAGCCCTCAAGACTTCTGGAGGCGCCTGGCTGTGGACCTGGGGCTGAGTCCGGGGGTAGGGTTGGGGCTGTGGTGGGAGTGAAGTCCGAGGACAGAGATtcgctccctcctctccccttcctcttcacCTGTCGTCTCTGTGGTATCCCCATGGAGGACGAGGACGGCTCCACCACCCAGATCTGTGCCAAGTGCACCCTGGACATGCTGAACAAGGACTCATCTGGTCCCAACAGCCCCGGGGAGCGTGGggataaggtctacacctgcagCGCCTGTCCCTTCCTCACCCACTACCCCAACCACCTGGCGCGACACATGAAGACGCACAGCGGAGAGAAGCCGTACAAGTGCCCTCAGTGCGACTACGCCTCCGCCCACTTCGACAACCTGAAACGCCACCACCGCGTGCACACGGGCGAGAAGCCGTACAAGTGCCACCTGTGTGACTACGCCTGTGGGAACCTGGCTAACTTAAAACGCCACCAGCGGGTCCACTCAGGCGCCAAGCCGTTCCAGTGTGCAGTGTGTAGCTACAGCTGTAACCAGAGTATGAATCTGAAGAGACACATGctgagacacacaggagagaagccttataagTGCCAGCAGTGTGGATACACCACGGGACACTGGGACAACTACAAACGACACCAGAAGAAACATGGCCTCGCCACCGACGGATGGGTCAAAGTTCAGATGCCAGGTGCccatgaggaagaggaggaggaagagagggaggtgggacAGCCACAGAGTAAAGAAGGAGAGTTGGTGATACAGTATATGTCCAGATAA
- the znf513a gene encoding zinc finger protein 513a isoform X2 produces MIFRTTGEAPFPGKQHELIVPEVFQKRWQKREADRKMPRKKQQNPQSVKLDSEDGVVTIGAPGILTLEADFLLGHDLEFCDSDHDKILGLDDKYSDSVAAEISVYPLGDEESCAFSSLSMTRQCDQEQGPESQPDHEPPYLSCRGCGLDLVGPYCHRCCKGERGEFRGFRSGSRSQADDSEEGDGGGVDGADGTDDNSIMGDDGPNSKRHSCQLCGFSSRYANHVKRHMKTHNGEKPYRCPLCTYASAQLVNLQRHLRIHTGEKPYSCDSCSFACSSLGNLKRHQRMHVVGQEAVRPASRPPIGPSAEALRPDLNLHVGGHNRDYLPCSDGLKVPPELPEHQPSRLLEAPGCGPGAESGGRVGAVVGVKSEDRDSLPPLPFLFTCRLCGIPMEDEDGSTTQICAKCTLDMLNKDSSGPNSPGERGDKVYTCSACPFLTHYPNHLARHMKTHSGEKPYKCPQCDYASAHFDNLKRHHRVHTGEKPYKCHLCDYACGNLANLKRHQRVHSGAKPFQCAVCSYSCNQSMNLKRHMLRHTGEKPYKCQQCGYTTGHWDNYKRHQKKHGLATDGWVKVQMPGAHEEEEEEEREVGQPQSKEGELVIQYMSR; encoded by the exons TGGATTCTGAAGATGGTGTAGTAACCATTGGAGCTCCAGGAATCCTCACCTTGGAGGCAGATTTCCTTCTGGGACACGACCTTGAGTTTTGTGACTCCGACCATGACAAGATCCTAGGCCTGGACGACAAGTACTCAG ACTCTGTAGCAGCTGAGATCTCTGTGTACCCTCTGGGTGATGAGGAGAGTTGTGCCTTCAGCAGTCTCAGTATGACGAGGCAGTGTGACCAGGAGCAGGGCCCTGAGTCCCAGCCCGACCACGAGCCCCCCTACCTGTCCTGCCGCGGCTGTGGTCTGGACCTAGTGGGACCCTACTGTCACCGTTGCTGCAAGGGAGAAAGGGGGGAATTCAGAGGCTTTCGCTCCGGTTCGCGATCACAAGCGGACGATAGCGAGGAAGGGGACGGAGGCGGGGTGGACGGCGCTGATGGAACGGACGATAACTCCATAATGGGTGACGACGGTCCCAACTCCAAGCGCCACTCCTGCCAGTTGTGTGGGTTCTCCTCACGCTATGCCAATCACGTCAAGAGGCACATGAAGACTCACAACGGGGAGAAGCCGTACCGCTGTCCCCTGTGTACCTACGCCTCAGCCCAGCTGGTCAACCTGCAGAGACACCTGAGGATTCACACTGGGGAGAAACCATACAGCTGTGACTCCTGCTCCTTCGCCTGCAGTTCCCTGGGCAACCTGAAAAGACATCAGAGGATGCATGTGGTGGGACAGGAAGCAGTCAGACCTGCTAGTCGACCTCCTATTGGTCCCTCTGCAG AAGCCCTAAGGCCTGACCTGAACCTCCATGTAGGAGGCCATAACAGAGACTACCTGCCATGCTCTGATGGACTGAAGGTACCACCAGAACTACCTGAGCACCAGCCCTCAAGACTTCTGGAGGCGCCTGGCTGTGGACCTGGGGCTGAGTCCGGGGGTAGGGTTGGGGCTGTGGTGGGAGTGAAGTCCGAGGACAGAGATtcgctccctcctctccccttcctcttcacCTGTCGTCTCTGTGGTATCCCCATGGAGGACGAGGACGGCTCCACCACCCAGATCTGTGCCAAGTGCACCCTGGACATGCTGAACAAGGACTCATCTGGTCCCAACAGCCCCGGGGAGCGTGGggataaggtctacacctgcagCGCCTGTCCCTTCCTCACCCACTACCCCAACCACCTGGCGCGACACATGAAGACGCACAGCGGAGAGAAGCCGTACAAGTGCCCTCAGTGCGACTACGCCTCCGCCCACTTCGACAACCTGAAACGCCACCACCGCGTGCACACGGGCGAGAAGCCGTACAAGTGCCACCTGTGTGACTACGCCTGTGGGAACCTGGCTAACTTAAAACGCCACCAGCGGGTCCACTCAGGCGCCAAGCCGTTCCAGTGTGCAGTGTGTAGCTACAGCTGTAACCAGAGTATGAATCTGAAGAGACACATGctgagacacacaggagagaagccttataagTGCCAGCAGTGTGGATACACCACGGGACACTGGGACAACTACAAACGACACCAGAAGAAACATGGCCTCGCCACCGACGGATGGGTCAAAGTTCAGATGCCAGGTGCccatgaggaagaggaggaggaagagagggaggtgggacAGCCACAGAGTAAAGAAGGAGAGTTGGTGATACAGTATATGTCCAGATAA